The Juglans microcarpa x Juglans regia isolate MS1-56 chromosome 2S, Jm3101_v1.0, whole genome shotgun sequence genome has a window encoding:
- the LOC121252677 gene encoding uncharacterized protein LOC121252677 isoform X1, with amino-acid sequence MAEADPSRPQSTKKITDVDVDSLAHCAGYLNLQDLSNLAISCKYFKRVAYSDSIWLRLFRALWEGNGVTIWSILNFGMLDSLPATKYFDRGLWNVNRGINQSDTWPEQTLSCSSQTLEVREAYMARRTALQQFKFVDPFVADFYTVSQPYSHIAMDKNDVVYSQGSMIGMMKIDSCLSGRQSFIMRSDHNARITCMRLFSLDGTSLFKSDAPGNENILVTSSCDHTIRLWWKGSCQRCFRGHNGPVSILSDKLLGEVGGKVLASGGEDATVRLWSLNSNGKRGQQALKATLYGHEKPVKLISVAGHKTSLLVTISKNSKVRVWDTATSSAVRSSCCVGMTSVPGAPVKMKCHESMVYVAAGSSVIAIDLRTMQKVLTAAVYRPNLYSFEIMPSKSLICTGGNGSVMLWDIRRNQETLTPEPIAELESHTGPVTFLHMDQYKIVTGGPEDSYVNVLETDTFAQTNSLICCSTEEASTSSGCAGLAVNGYQIVTASYGEEHGLLRFRDFANAACPVVESGDDHASKFWDPQSYSDSGGSDC; translated from the exons ATGGCGGAGGCAGATCCATCACGACCACAATCGACCAAAAAGATAACGGATGTGGACGTGGACTCGCTGGCTCACTGTGCCGGCTACCTCAACCTACAGGACCTCTCCAACTTGGCCATATCCTGCAAATACTTCAAACGCGTCGCCTATTCTGACTCCATCTGGCTTCGCTTGTTCAG AGCATTATGGGAGGGAAATGGAGTGACCATATGGTCCATATTGAACTTCGGAATGCTAGACAGTCTCCCTGCTACCAAGTATTTTGATAGAGGCTTATGGAATGTAAATAGAGGAATAAATCAATC GGACACTTGGCCTGAACAGACACTTTCCTGCTCCTCACAAACATTGGAAGTGAGGGAAGCATACATGGCGAGGCGCACAGCATTGCAGCAGTTCAAGTTTGTCGATCCCTTTGTTGCCGACTTCTATACAGTTTCGCAACCTTACAGCCATATAGCAATGGACAAAAATGATGTTGTCTACTCACAG GGCTCAATGATAGGAATGATGAAAATCGATAGCTGTTTAAGCGGAAGGCAATCTTTCATCATGCGAAGTGATCATAATGCAAGAATTACTTGTATGAG ATTGTTTTCCCTTGATGGAACTTCTTTATTTAAAAGTGATGCACCAggtaatgaaaatattttggtcACCTCCAGCTGCGACCACACCATTCGTCTATGGTGGAAG GGTTCTTGCCAACGCTGTTTTAGAGGTCACAATGGTCCAGTCTCTATCTTGTCCGATAAATTGTTAGGTGAGGTTGGTGGAAAAGTATTGGCAAGTGGAGGTGAAGATGCTACTGTTCGCCTTTGGTCCCTTAACTCTAATGGCAAGCGAGGCCAGCAGGCGCTAAAGGCTACTCTGTATGGGCATGAAAAACCTGTAAAGTTAATATCAGTTGCTGG GCATAAAACTTCTCTTTTGGTGACCATTTCGAAAAATTCCAAG GTGAGGGTTTGGGATACAGCAACATCATCTGCTGTTCGTTCATCATGCTGCGTGGGCATGACATCTGTTCCTGGCGCTCCAGTAAAGATGAAGTGCCATGAATCCATGGTCTATGTTGCTGCTGGTTCCTCTGTCATTGCAATTGATTTGAGGACAATGCAGAAGGTTTTGACTGCGGCTGTTTATCGGCCGAATTTGTACTCGTTTGAGATAATGCCTTCAAAATCATTAATCTGCACAGGTGGTAATGGCAG CGTAATGCTTTGGGATATTAGGAGAAACCAGGAGACACTAACCCCAGAACCAATAGCGGAGTTGGAGAGCCACACGGGCCCAGTAACATTCTTGCACATGGATCAGTACAAAATAGTTACAGGAGGCCCAGAGGATTCTTACGTTAATGTTTTGGAGACTGATACTTTCGCACAAACAAACTCATTGATTTGCTGTTCTACCGAGGAAGCAAGTACGAGCTCTGGTTGTGCCGGCCTGGCTGTAAACGGGTATCAGATTGTTACTGCTAGCTATGGTGAAGAACATGGACTTCTCCGTTTCAGGGACTTCGCCAATGCTGCTTGTCCTGTTGTCGAATCTGGAGATGATCATGCTTCAAAGTTTTGGGATCCACAATCTTATAGTGATTCTGGTGGCTCGGATTGCTGA
- the LOC121252677 gene encoding probable E3 ubiquitin ligase complex SCF subunit sconB isoform X3, with the protein MAEADPSRPQSTKKITDVDVDSLAHCAGYLNLQDLSNLAISCKYFKRVAYSDSIWLRLFSWPEQTLSCSSQTLEVREAYMARRTALQQFKFVDPFVADFYTVSQPYSHIAMDKNDVVYSQGSMIGMMKIDSCLSGRQSFIMRSDHNARITCMRLFSLDGTSLFKSDAPGNENILVTSSCDHTIRLWWKGSCQRCFRGHNGPVSILSDKLLGEVGGKVLASGGEDATVRLWSLNSNGKRGQQALKATLYGHEKPVKLISVAGHKTSLLVTISKNSKVRVWDTATSSAVRSSCCVGMTSVPGAPVKMKCHESMVYVAAGSSVIAIDLRTMQKVLTAAVYRPNLYSFEIMPSKSLICTGGNGSVMLWDIRRNQETLTPEPIAELESHTGPVTFLHMDQYKIVTGGPEDSYVNVLETDTFAQTNSLICCSTEEASTSSGCAGLAVNGYQIVTASYGEEHGLLRFRDFANAACPVVESGDDHASKFWDPQSYSDSGGSDC; encoded by the exons ATGGCGGAGGCAGATCCATCACGACCACAATCGACCAAAAAGATAACGGATGTGGACGTGGACTCGCTGGCTCACTGTGCCGGCTACCTCAACCTACAGGACCTCTCCAACTTGGCCATATCCTGCAAATACTTCAAACGCGTCGCCTATTCTGACTCCATCTGGCTTCGCTTGTTCAG TTGGCCTGAACAGACACTTTCCTGCTCCTCACAAACATTGGAAGTGAGGGAAGCATACATGGCGAGGCGCACAGCATTGCAGCAGTTCAAGTTTGTCGATCCCTTTGTTGCCGACTTCTATACAGTTTCGCAACCTTACAGCCATATAGCAATGGACAAAAATGATGTTGTCTACTCACAG GGCTCAATGATAGGAATGATGAAAATCGATAGCTGTTTAAGCGGAAGGCAATCTTTCATCATGCGAAGTGATCATAATGCAAGAATTACTTGTATGAG ATTGTTTTCCCTTGATGGAACTTCTTTATTTAAAAGTGATGCACCAggtaatgaaaatattttggtcACCTCCAGCTGCGACCACACCATTCGTCTATGGTGGAAG GGTTCTTGCCAACGCTGTTTTAGAGGTCACAATGGTCCAGTCTCTATCTTGTCCGATAAATTGTTAGGTGAGGTTGGTGGAAAAGTATTGGCAAGTGGAGGTGAAGATGCTACTGTTCGCCTTTGGTCCCTTAACTCTAATGGCAAGCGAGGCCAGCAGGCGCTAAAGGCTACTCTGTATGGGCATGAAAAACCTGTAAAGTTAATATCAGTTGCTGG GCATAAAACTTCTCTTTTGGTGACCATTTCGAAAAATTCCAAG GTGAGGGTTTGGGATACAGCAACATCATCTGCTGTTCGTTCATCATGCTGCGTGGGCATGACATCTGTTCCTGGCGCTCCAGTAAAGATGAAGTGCCATGAATCCATGGTCTATGTTGCTGCTGGTTCCTCTGTCATTGCAATTGATTTGAGGACAATGCAGAAGGTTTTGACTGCGGCTGTTTATCGGCCGAATTTGTACTCGTTTGAGATAATGCCTTCAAAATCATTAATCTGCACAGGTGGTAATGGCAG CGTAATGCTTTGGGATATTAGGAGAAACCAGGAGACACTAACCCCAGAACCAATAGCGGAGTTGGAGAGCCACACGGGCCCAGTAACATTCTTGCACATGGATCAGTACAAAATAGTTACAGGAGGCCCAGAGGATTCTTACGTTAATGTTTTGGAGACTGATACTTTCGCACAAACAAACTCATTGATTTGCTGTTCTACCGAGGAAGCAAGTACGAGCTCTGGTTGTGCCGGCCTGGCTGTAAACGGGTATCAGATTGTTACTGCTAGCTATGGTGAAGAACATGGACTTCTCCGTTTCAGGGACTTCGCCAATGCTGCTTGTCCTGTTGTCGAATCTGGAGATGATCATGCTTCAAAGTTTTGGGATCCACAATCTTATAGTGATTCTGGTGGCTCGGATTGCTGA
- the LOC121252677 gene encoding probable E3 ubiquitin ligase complex SCF subunit sconB isoform X2, which produces MAEADPSRPQSTKKITDVDVDSLAHCAGYLNLQDLSNLAISCKYFKRVAYSDSIWLRLFRDTWPEQTLSCSSQTLEVREAYMARRTALQQFKFVDPFVADFYTVSQPYSHIAMDKNDVVYSQGSMIGMMKIDSCLSGRQSFIMRSDHNARITCMRLFSLDGTSLFKSDAPGNENILVTSSCDHTIRLWWKGSCQRCFRGHNGPVSILSDKLLGEVGGKVLASGGEDATVRLWSLNSNGKRGQQALKATLYGHEKPVKLISVAGHKTSLLVTISKNSKVRVWDTATSSAVRSSCCVGMTSVPGAPVKMKCHESMVYVAAGSSVIAIDLRTMQKVLTAAVYRPNLYSFEIMPSKSLICTGGNGSVMLWDIRRNQETLTPEPIAELESHTGPVTFLHMDQYKIVTGGPEDSYVNVLETDTFAQTNSLICCSTEEASTSSGCAGLAVNGYQIVTASYGEEHGLLRFRDFANAACPVVESGDDHASKFWDPQSYSDSGGSDC; this is translated from the exons ATGGCGGAGGCAGATCCATCACGACCACAATCGACCAAAAAGATAACGGATGTGGACGTGGACTCGCTGGCTCACTGTGCCGGCTACCTCAACCTACAGGACCTCTCCAACTTGGCCATATCCTGCAAATACTTCAAACGCGTCGCCTATTCTGACTCCATCTGGCTTCGCTTGTTCAG GGACACTTGGCCTGAACAGACACTTTCCTGCTCCTCACAAACATTGGAAGTGAGGGAAGCATACATGGCGAGGCGCACAGCATTGCAGCAGTTCAAGTTTGTCGATCCCTTTGTTGCCGACTTCTATACAGTTTCGCAACCTTACAGCCATATAGCAATGGACAAAAATGATGTTGTCTACTCACAG GGCTCAATGATAGGAATGATGAAAATCGATAGCTGTTTAAGCGGAAGGCAATCTTTCATCATGCGAAGTGATCATAATGCAAGAATTACTTGTATGAG ATTGTTTTCCCTTGATGGAACTTCTTTATTTAAAAGTGATGCACCAggtaatgaaaatattttggtcACCTCCAGCTGCGACCACACCATTCGTCTATGGTGGAAG GGTTCTTGCCAACGCTGTTTTAGAGGTCACAATGGTCCAGTCTCTATCTTGTCCGATAAATTGTTAGGTGAGGTTGGTGGAAAAGTATTGGCAAGTGGAGGTGAAGATGCTACTGTTCGCCTTTGGTCCCTTAACTCTAATGGCAAGCGAGGCCAGCAGGCGCTAAAGGCTACTCTGTATGGGCATGAAAAACCTGTAAAGTTAATATCAGTTGCTGG GCATAAAACTTCTCTTTTGGTGACCATTTCGAAAAATTCCAAG GTGAGGGTTTGGGATACAGCAACATCATCTGCTGTTCGTTCATCATGCTGCGTGGGCATGACATCTGTTCCTGGCGCTCCAGTAAAGATGAAGTGCCATGAATCCATGGTCTATGTTGCTGCTGGTTCCTCTGTCATTGCAATTGATTTGAGGACAATGCAGAAGGTTTTGACTGCGGCTGTTTATCGGCCGAATTTGTACTCGTTTGAGATAATGCCTTCAAAATCATTAATCTGCACAGGTGGTAATGGCAG CGTAATGCTTTGGGATATTAGGAGAAACCAGGAGACACTAACCCCAGAACCAATAGCGGAGTTGGAGAGCCACACGGGCCCAGTAACATTCTTGCACATGGATCAGTACAAAATAGTTACAGGAGGCCCAGAGGATTCTTACGTTAATGTTTTGGAGACTGATACTTTCGCACAAACAAACTCATTGATTTGCTGTTCTACCGAGGAAGCAAGTACGAGCTCTGGTTGTGCCGGCCTGGCTGTAAACGGGTATCAGATTGTTACTGCTAGCTATGGTGAAGAACATGGACTTCTCCGTTTCAGGGACTTCGCCAATGCTGCTTGTCCTGTTGTCGAATCTGGAGATGATCATGCTTCAAAGTTTTGGGATCCACAATCTTATAGTGATTCTGGTGGCTCGGATTGCTGA
- the LOC121252679 gene encoding FACT complex subunit SSRP1-like isoform X1, with protein sequence MTDGHLFNNVSLGGRGGTNLGQLKVYSGGILWKKQGGGKAIEVDKADIMGVTWMKVPRTNQLGVRIKDGLYYKFTGFRDQDVTSLTNFFQKNCGITPEEKQLSVSGLNWGEVDLNDNMLTFLVGSKQAFEVSLADVSQTQLQGKNDVLLEFHVDDTTGANEKDSLMEISFHIPNSNTQFVGDENHPPAQVFRDKIMSMADVGAGGEEAVVTFEGIAILTPRGRYNVELHLSFLRLQGQANDFKIQYSSVVRLFLLPKFNQPHTFVVVTLDPPIRKGQTLYPHIVLQFETDYVVDSTLSISEDLLNTKYKDKLEPSYKGLIHEVFTTVLRGLSGAKVTKPGKFRSCQDGYAVKSSLKAEDGVLYPLEKSFFFLPKPPTLILHEEIEYVEFERHTAGGSNMHYFDLLIRLRTEQEHLFRNIQRNEYHNLFDFISGKGLKIMNLGDIRTTDGMARVLQDEEDDAVDPHLERIKNQAGGDESDEEDEDFVVDKDDGGSPTDDSGGEESDASDSGDEKEKPAKKEIRKETSSSKATSKKKSRDGDEDGSKKKKQKKKKDPNAPKRAMTGFMFFSQMERENVRKSNPGIQFTEVGRVLGDKWKKMTAEEKEPYEAKALQDKKRYQVEISGYKNPQLVDIDSGNQSDSA encoded by the exons ATGACCGACGGCCACCTTTTCAACAATGTTTCTCTCGGAGGTCGTGGAGGCACT AATCTGGGGCAGCTTAAGGTATATTCAGGAGGGATTTTATGGAAGAAACAAGGAGGTGGTAAGGCAATCGAAGTTGATAAAGCCGACATCATGGGGGTGACATGGATGAAGGTCCCTAGGACAAATCAACTAGGTGTTCGGATCAAAGATGGGTTATACTATAAGTTCACTGGGTTCCGAGACCAG GATGTCACTAGTTTGAccaatttctttcaaaaaaattgtggtATAACACCGGAAGAGAAGCAACTTTCTGTCAGTGGTCTTAACTGGGGAGAAGTTGATTTAAATG ATAATATGCTGACATTTTTGGTAGGTTCAAAGCAAGCATTTGAGGTATCTCTCGCAGATGTCTCACAAACTCAGCTTCAAGGGAAAAATGATGTACTCTTAGAGTTCCATGTGGATGATACAACTGGAGCTAATGAG AAAGATTCATTGATGGAGATAAGTTTTCATATACCTAATTCTAACACCCAATTTGTTGGTGATGAGAATCATCCTCCTGCTCAG GTTTTCCGTGACAAAATCATGTCAATGGCTGATGTTGGTGCTGGAGGCGAAGAAGCTGTGGTTACCTTTGAGGGCATTGCAATCCTCACGCCAAG GGGTCGTTACAATGTTGAACTTCATCTTTCGTTCTTACGGCTTCAAGGACAGGCTAATGATTTCAAGATTCAATACAGCAGTGTTGTTCGTCTGTTTTTACTTCCTAAG TTTAACCAGCCACATACCTTCGTTGTTGTTACTCTTGATCCACCAATCCGTAAAGGGCAAACTTTGTACCCACATATTGTGTTGCAG TTTGAAACTGACTATGTAGTTGATAGCACCCTGTCAATAAGTGAAGATCTTTTGAACACCAAATACAAAGACAAGTTAGaaccatcatataag GGACTTATTCATGAAGTGTTCACCACAGTATTGCGTGGCTTGTCTGGTGCCAAAGTTACTAAACCAGGAAAATTCCGTAGCTGTCAAGATGGTTATGCAGTGAAGTCATCATTGAAGGCTGAAGATGGAGTCTTGTATCCCCTTGAAAAgagtttcttctttcttcccaaACCTCCTACACTCATTCTTCATGAAGAG ATTGAGTATGTTGAATTTGAGAGGCATACTGCTGGCGGCTCAAATATGCATTACTTCGATCTTCTTATAAGGCTGAGAACTGAGCAAGAGCATCTATTTCGGAACATCCAGAGGAATGAATACCATAATCTTTTTGATTTCATCAG TGGGAAGGGATTGAAAATTATGAACCTGGGAGATATTCGAACCACCGATGGCATGGCACGTGTTCTTcaggatgaagaagatgatgctgTTGACCCACATCTTGAGCGAATTAAGAATCAAGCTGGTGGAGATGAGAGTGATGAAGAG GATGAAGATTTTGTTGTTGACAAAGATGATGGAGGTTCTCCAACTGATGATTCTGGAGGGGAGGAATCTGATGCTAGTGACAGTGGAGATGAGAAAGAG AAGCCTGCAAAAAAGGAAATCAGAAAAgagacttcatcttccaaagcaacttctaagaaaaaatctagagatggagatgaagatggttctaaaaagaagaaacagaaaaagaaaaaggatccGAATGCACCAAAGAGGGCAATGACAGGTTTCATGTTCTTCTCACAAATGGAAAGAGAG AATGTAAGGAAAAGCAATCCTGGAATTCAGTTTACGGAGGTGGGGAGAGTACTTGGAGATAAGTGGAAAAAGATGACTG CGGAGGAGAAAGAACCATATGAAGCAAAGGCTCTTCAAGACAAAAAGCGATACCAGGTGGAAATCAGTGGCTACAAGAACCCGCAATTGGTGGATATAGATTCTGGGAATCAGTCTGATAGCGCATAG
- the LOC121252679 gene encoding FACT complex subunit SSRP1-like isoform X2, whose translation MTDGHLFNNVSLGGRGGTNLGQLKVYSGGILWKKQGGGKAIEVDKADIMGVTWMKVPRTNQLGVRIKDGLYYKFTGFRDQDVTSLTNFFQKNCGITPEEKQLSVSGLNWGEVDLNGSKQAFEVSLADVSQTQLQGKNDVLLEFHVDDTTGANEKDSLMEISFHIPNSNTQFVGDENHPPAQVFRDKIMSMADVGAGGEEAVVTFEGIAILTPRGRYNVELHLSFLRLQGQANDFKIQYSSVVRLFLLPKFNQPHTFVVVTLDPPIRKGQTLYPHIVLQFETDYVVDSTLSISEDLLNTKYKDKLEPSYKGLIHEVFTTVLRGLSGAKVTKPGKFRSCQDGYAVKSSLKAEDGVLYPLEKSFFFLPKPPTLILHEEIEYVEFERHTAGGSNMHYFDLLIRLRTEQEHLFRNIQRNEYHNLFDFISGKGLKIMNLGDIRTTDGMARVLQDEEDDAVDPHLERIKNQAGGDESDEEDEDFVVDKDDGGSPTDDSGGEESDASDSGDEKEKPAKKEIRKETSSSKATSKKKSRDGDEDGSKKKKQKKKKDPNAPKRAMTGFMFFSQMERENVRKSNPGIQFTEVGRVLGDKWKKMTAEEKEPYEAKALQDKKRYQVEISGYKNPQLVDIDSGNQSDSA comes from the exons ATGACCGACGGCCACCTTTTCAACAATGTTTCTCTCGGAGGTCGTGGAGGCACT AATCTGGGGCAGCTTAAGGTATATTCAGGAGGGATTTTATGGAAGAAACAAGGAGGTGGTAAGGCAATCGAAGTTGATAAAGCCGACATCATGGGGGTGACATGGATGAAGGTCCCTAGGACAAATCAACTAGGTGTTCGGATCAAAGATGGGTTATACTATAAGTTCACTGGGTTCCGAGACCAG GATGTCACTAGTTTGAccaatttctttcaaaaaaattgtggtATAACACCGGAAGAGAAGCAACTTTCTGTCAGTGGTCTTAACTGGGGAGAAGTTGATTTAAATG GTTCAAAGCAAGCATTTGAGGTATCTCTCGCAGATGTCTCACAAACTCAGCTTCAAGGGAAAAATGATGTACTCTTAGAGTTCCATGTGGATGATACAACTGGAGCTAATGAG AAAGATTCATTGATGGAGATAAGTTTTCATATACCTAATTCTAACACCCAATTTGTTGGTGATGAGAATCATCCTCCTGCTCAG GTTTTCCGTGACAAAATCATGTCAATGGCTGATGTTGGTGCTGGAGGCGAAGAAGCTGTGGTTACCTTTGAGGGCATTGCAATCCTCACGCCAAG GGGTCGTTACAATGTTGAACTTCATCTTTCGTTCTTACGGCTTCAAGGACAGGCTAATGATTTCAAGATTCAATACAGCAGTGTTGTTCGTCTGTTTTTACTTCCTAAG TTTAACCAGCCACATACCTTCGTTGTTGTTACTCTTGATCCACCAATCCGTAAAGGGCAAACTTTGTACCCACATATTGTGTTGCAG TTTGAAACTGACTATGTAGTTGATAGCACCCTGTCAATAAGTGAAGATCTTTTGAACACCAAATACAAAGACAAGTTAGaaccatcatataag GGACTTATTCATGAAGTGTTCACCACAGTATTGCGTGGCTTGTCTGGTGCCAAAGTTACTAAACCAGGAAAATTCCGTAGCTGTCAAGATGGTTATGCAGTGAAGTCATCATTGAAGGCTGAAGATGGAGTCTTGTATCCCCTTGAAAAgagtttcttctttcttcccaaACCTCCTACACTCATTCTTCATGAAGAG ATTGAGTATGTTGAATTTGAGAGGCATACTGCTGGCGGCTCAAATATGCATTACTTCGATCTTCTTATAAGGCTGAGAACTGAGCAAGAGCATCTATTTCGGAACATCCAGAGGAATGAATACCATAATCTTTTTGATTTCATCAG TGGGAAGGGATTGAAAATTATGAACCTGGGAGATATTCGAACCACCGATGGCATGGCACGTGTTCTTcaggatgaagaagatgatgctgTTGACCCACATCTTGAGCGAATTAAGAATCAAGCTGGTGGAGATGAGAGTGATGAAGAG GATGAAGATTTTGTTGTTGACAAAGATGATGGAGGTTCTCCAACTGATGATTCTGGAGGGGAGGAATCTGATGCTAGTGACAGTGGAGATGAGAAAGAG AAGCCTGCAAAAAAGGAAATCAGAAAAgagacttcatcttccaaagcaacttctaagaaaaaatctagagatggagatgaagatggttctaaaaagaagaaacagaaaaagaaaaaggatccGAATGCACCAAAGAGGGCAATGACAGGTTTCATGTTCTTCTCACAAATGGAAAGAGAG AATGTAAGGAAAAGCAATCCTGGAATTCAGTTTACGGAGGTGGGGAGAGTACTTGGAGATAAGTGGAAAAAGATGACTG CGGAGGAGAAAGAACCATATGAAGCAAAGGCTCTTCAAGACAAAAAGCGATACCAGGTGGAAATCAGTGGCTACAAGAACCCGCAATTGGTGGATATAGATTCTGGGAATCAGTCTGATAGCGCATAG
- the LOC121252679 gene encoding FACT complex subunit SSRP1-like isoform X3, giving the protein MLTFLVGSKQAFEVSLADVSQTQLQGKNDVLLEFHVDDTTGANEKDSLMEISFHIPNSNTQFVGDENHPPAQVFRDKIMSMADVGAGGEEAVVTFEGIAILTPRGRYNVELHLSFLRLQGQANDFKIQYSSVVRLFLLPKFNQPHTFVVVTLDPPIRKGQTLYPHIVLQFETDYVVDSTLSISEDLLNTKYKDKLEPSYKGLIHEVFTTVLRGLSGAKVTKPGKFRSCQDGYAVKSSLKAEDGVLYPLEKSFFFLPKPPTLILHEEIEYVEFERHTAGGSNMHYFDLLIRLRTEQEHLFRNIQRNEYHNLFDFISGKGLKIMNLGDIRTTDGMARVLQDEEDDAVDPHLERIKNQAGGDESDEEDEDFVVDKDDGGSPTDDSGGEESDASDSGDEKEKPAKKEIRKETSSSKATSKKKSRDGDEDGSKKKKQKKKKDPNAPKRAMTGFMFFSQMERENVRKSNPGIQFTEVGRVLGDKWKKMTAEEKEPYEAKALQDKKRYQVEISGYKNPQLVDIDSGNQSDSA; this is encoded by the exons ATGCTGACATTTTTGGTAGGTTCAAAGCAAGCATTTGAGGTATCTCTCGCAGATGTCTCACAAACTCAGCTTCAAGGGAAAAATGATGTACTCTTAGAGTTCCATGTGGATGATACAACTGGAGCTAATGAG AAAGATTCATTGATGGAGATAAGTTTTCATATACCTAATTCTAACACCCAATTTGTTGGTGATGAGAATCATCCTCCTGCTCAG GTTTTCCGTGACAAAATCATGTCAATGGCTGATGTTGGTGCTGGAGGCGAAGAAGCTGTGGTTACCTTTGAGGGCATTGCAATCCTCACGCCAAG GGGTCGTTACAATGTTGAACTTCATCTTTCGTTCTTACGGCTTCAAGGACAGGCTAATGATTTCAAGATTCAATACAGCAGTGTTGTTCGTCTGTTTTTACTTCCTAAG TTTAACCAGCCACATACCTTCGTTGTTGTTACTCTTGATCCACCAATCCGTAAAGGGCAAACTTTGTACCCACATATTGTGTTGCAG TTTGAAACTGACTATGTAGTTGATAGCACCCTGTCAATAAGTGAAGATCTTTTGAACACCAAATACAAAGACAAGTTAGaaccatcatataag GGACTTATTCATGAAGTGTTCACCACAGTATTGCGTGGCTTGTCTGGTGCCAAAGTTACTAAACCAGGAAAATTCCGTAGCTGTCAAGATGGTTATGCAGTGAAGTCATCATTGAAGGCTGAAGATGGAGTCTTGTATCCCCTTGAAAAgagtttcttctttcttcccaaACCTCCTACACTCATTCTTCATGAAGAG ATTGAGTATGTTGAATTTGAGAGGCATACTGCTGGCGGCTCAAATATGCATTACTTCGATCTTCTTATAAGGCTGAGAACTGAGCAAGAGCATCTATTTCGGAACATCCAGAGGAATGAATACCATAATCTTTTTGATTTCATCAG TGGGAAGGGATTGAAAATTATGAACCTGGGAGATATTCGAACCACCGATGGCATGGCACGTGTTCTTcaggatgaagaagatgatgctgTTGACCCACATCTTGAGCGAATTAAGAATCAAGCTGGTGGAGATGAGAGTGATGAAGAG GATGAAGATTTTGTTGTTGACAAAGATGATGGAGGTTCTCCAACTGATGATTCTGGAGGGGAGGAATCTGATGCTAGTGACAGTGGAGATGAGAAAGAG AAGCCTGCAAAAAAGGAAATCAGAAAAgagacttcatcttccaaagcaacttctaagaaaaaatctagagatggagatgaagatggttctaaaaagaagaaacagaaaaagaaaaaggatccGAATGCACCAAAGAGGGCAATGACAGGTTTCATGTTCTTCTCACAAATGGAAAGAGAG AATGTAAGGAAAAGCAATCCTGGAATTCAGTTTACGGAGGTGGGGAGAGTACTTGGAGATAAGTGGAAAAAGATGACTG CGGAGGAGAAAGAACCATATGAAGCAAAGGCTCTTCAAGACAAAAAGCGATACCAGGTGGAAATCAGTGGCTACAAGAACCCGCAATTGGTGGATATAGATTCTGGGAATCAGTCTGATAGCGCATAG